Proteins found in one Serratia plymuthica genomic segment:
- the ytfQ gene encoding galactofuranose ABC transporter, galactofuranose-binding protein YtfQ has product MVKRLLLAAAITGALIGTAQAAPLVVGFSQIGSESGWRSAETKVSKQEAEKRGITLKIADAQQKQENQIKAVRSFIAQGVDAIFIAPVVATGWTPVLQEAKEAKIPVFLLDRMIEVNDPSLYTAAVASDSVHEGKVAGEWLVKEVAGKPCNVVELQGTVGASVAINRKKGFADGIASAANVKIIRSQSGDFTRSKGKEVMESFIKAEQNGKNICAVYAHNDDMAIGAIQAIKEAGLKPGSQIKIVSIDGVPDIFKAMINGEANASVELTPNMAGPAFDALLAMKKDGTQPAKFIQTESKLLQPDTAKQEFELKKSMGY; this is encoded by the coding sequence ATGGTTAAACGTCTGCTGTTAGCAGCCGCCATTACGGGCGCATTGATCGGCACGGCACAGGCAGCACCGCTGGTCGTCGGTTTTTCTCAGATTGGTTCTGAATCGGGCTGGCGCTCGGCAGAAACCAAGGTATCAAAACAAGAAGCGGAAAAGCGCGGAATTACGCTGAAAATCGCCGATGCGCAGCAAAAACAAGAGAATCAGATCAAAGCGGTAAGATCTTTTATTGCCCAGGGAGTTGACGCTATTTTCATTGCGCCCGTTGTCGCTACCGGCTGGACCCCGGTGCTGCAAGAGGCAAAAGAGGCCAAAATCCCGGTATTCCTGCTCGACAGGATGATCGAGGTGAACGATCCCTCGCTGTATACCGCTGCTGTGGCATCGGACAGTGTGCATGAAGGCAAAGTAGCGGGTGAGTGGCTGGTAAAAGAGGTAGCCGGCAAGCCTTGTAACGTGGTGGAACTGCAAGGCACCGTGGGCGCCAGCGTCGCAATCAACCGCAAGAAAGGCTTTGCTGACGGTATCGCCAGCGCCGCCAACGTAAAAATCATCCGTTCGCAATCCGGTGACTTCACCCGCAGCAAGGGTAAAGAGGTGATGGAAAGCTTCATCAAGGCTGAGCAGAACGGCAAAAATATCTGCGCCGTATACGCTCACAACGACGATATGGCGATAGGTGCCATTCAGGCGATCAAAGAAGCCGGCTTAAAACCAGGCTCACAAATTAAAATTGTCTCCATCGACGGTGTTCCCGATATCTTCAAAGCGATGATCAATGGCGAGGCCAATGCGTCGGTCGAGCTGACGCCAAATATGGCAGGGCCTGCGTTTGACGCGCTGCTGGCGATGAAAAAAGACGGAACGCAACCCGCGAAGTTTATTCAGACCGAATCGAAACTGCTGCAGCCTGATACCGCCAAACAGGAATTCGAGCTGAAGAAAAGCATGGGCTATTAA
- the ytfR gene encoding galactofuranose ABC transporter, ATP-binding protein YtfR produces MAASQTTLLAIKGLSVEFPGVKALEEVDFTLQRGEIMALLGENGAGKSTLIKALTGVYQRSAGEILLEGKAIAPQSTAQAQVLGIGTVYQEVNLLANISVAANLFIGREPTRFGLVDQKTMLRRAQQLLQGYGLQLDASQPLGNYSIAIQQIVAIARAVDLSAKVLILDEPTASLDAKEVTMLLDILSQLRSQGIGMIFVTHFLDQVYRISDRITVLRNGRLVGTKPANDLPRLELVQMMLGHAFDEALLKRGEHEPTDASPLVELNGYGRRGMVEPFDLRIRPGEIVGLAGLLGSGRTETAQLIFGIKSHDSGSAKVEGRAVNIRTPRKAASLGFGYCPEDRKTDGIIGAATVRENIILALQAQRGWLKPLSLREQTRIAESFIQLLGIRTPGPEQQIQYLSGGNQQKVLLSRWLATKPRFLILDEPTRGIDVGAHAEIIRLIERLCEEGLALLVISSELEELAGYADRIVVLRDRKHVTQLEHAAITVPAIMQAIAVQQGAG; encoded by the coding sequence ATGGCCGCATCTCAGACCACGTTATTGGCGATTAAGGGATTATCCGTCGAGTTTCCTGGCGTAAAGGCGCTGGAAGAGGTTGATTTCACGCTGCAGCGCGGAGAGATCATGGCGCTGTTGGGTGAGAACGGCGCGGGGAAATCCACGCTGATCAAGGCGCTGACCGGGGTTTATCAGCGTTCCGCCGGTGAAATCCTGCTGGAGGGCAAAGCCATCGCGCCGCAAAGCACTGCGCAGGCACAGGTGTTGGGGATTGGTACGGTTTATCAGGAAGTTAACCTGCTGGCGAATATCTCGGTGGCCGCCAATTTGTTTATCGGCCGTGAACCGACCCGTTTCGGTCTGGTCGATCAAAAAACCATGCTGCGACGGGCCCAGCAACTTTTGCAGGGTTATGGATTGCAGCTGGATGCCAGCCAGCCATTGGGCAACTATTCGATTGCGATCCAGCAGATTGTCGCCATCGCCCGGGCGGTCGACCTATCAGCCAAAGTCCTGATCCTGGATGAGCCTACAGCCAGCCTGGATGCTAAAGAAGTCACCATGCTGCTGGATATTCTCAGTCAGTTGCGATCGCAGGGGATAGGCATGATCTTTGTCACTCATTTCCTCGATCAGGTTTACCGCATCAGCGATCGCATTACCGTGCTGCGCAACGGTAGGTTGGTAGGCACCAAGCCTGCCAACGACTTGCCACGGCTGGAGCTGGTCCAGATGATGCTCGGTCACGCCTTTGACGAGGCGTTGCTCAAGCGGGGCGAGCATGAGCCGACGGATGCGTCTCCGCTGGTCGAACTGAACGGCTACGGGCGTCGTGGCATGGTTGAACCCTTCGATCTGAGAATAAGGCCGGGTGAGATTGTCGGATTGGCAGGCCTGCTCGGGTCGGGGCGCACCGAAACGGCCCAACTGATATTTGGCATCAAATCGCATGATAGCGGCAGTGCGAAAGTGGAGGGCCGCGCGGTGAATATTCGCACGCCGCGCAAAGCTGCCAGTCTCGGCTTCGGTTATTGCCCGGAGGATCGTAAAACCGACGGAATTATCGGCGCTGCGACGGTGCGAGAAAACATCATTCTGGCGCTGCAGGCTCAGCGCGGTTGGTTAAAGCCGCTCTCGCTACGAGAGCAAACCCGCATTGCCGAGAGTTTTATCCAATTGTTAGGTATTCGCACGCCGGGCCCGGAGCAACAGATCCAATACCTGTCCGGAGGGAATCAGCAGAAGGTGCTGCTGTCGCGTTGGTTGGCAACCAAACCCCGTTTTCTGATCCTGGATGAACCGACGCGCGGGATTGATGTTGGTGCGCATGCTGAAATCATTCGGCTGATTGAAAGGTTGTGTGAAGAAGGATTAGCGCTGCTGGTGATCTCTTCCGAACTGGAAGAACTGGCGGGATATGCCGATCGCATCGTGGTATTGCGCGACAGAAAACACGTTACGCAGCTTGAGCATGCGGCTATTACGGTACCTGCGATTATGCAGGCTATTGCTGTGCAACAGGGGGCAGGATGA
- the ytfT gene encoding galactofuranose ABC transporter, ATP-binding protein YtfT encodes MNHRSFSMTGGPRKVKWVFPAGVTQLGALAAILLIDSLVAPNFFSIHIQDGRLFGSVIDIVNRGAPVALLALGMTLVIATGGIDLSVGAVMAIAGATAATLTSAGYPLGYVLAAALAVGALCGLWNGFLVAVLQIQPIVATLMLMVAGRGIAQLITEGQIVTFEREGLAQLGSGALMYLPMPAIIAAVMLLLIWLLTRKTALGLFIEAVGINLRSARNAGVSTRWVIMAVYVICGLCAAVAGIIVTADIRGADANNAGLWLELDAILAVVIGGGSLLGGRFNLLLSVIGALIIQGMNTGILLSGYRPEFNLVLKAVVVLAVLMIQSPSVSLHRLLRRRKP; translated from the coding sequence ATGAACCACAGGAGCTTCTCCATGACCGGTGGACCACGCAAAGTCAAATGGGTATTCCCTGCCGGGGTGACGCAGCTGGGAGCGCTGGCGGCGATTTTGCTGATCGACAGCCTGGTCGCCCCGAATTTCTTTTCCATCCACATTCAGGATGGTCGTCTGTTTGGCAGCGTGATCGACATCGTTAACCGCGGAGCGCCGGTCGCGTTGCTGGCCTTGGGCATGACGCTGGTGATCGCCACCGGCGGTATCGACCTCTCAGTGGGGGCGGTGATGGCAATCGCCGGTGCTACGGCGGCAACGCTGACCAGCGCGGGCTATCCACTGGGTTATGTGCTGGCCGCCGCGCTGGCCGTGGGGGCGTTGTGTGGCCTGTGGAACGGATTTCTGGTGGCGGTGCTGCAGATACAACCGATTGTCGCCACGCTGATGTTGATGGTGGCCGGGCGCGGTATTGCACAGCTGATCACCGAAGGGCAAATCGTCACTTTCGAACGCGAAGGTTTGGCGCAACTGGGCAGCGGCGCGCTGATGTATTTGCCGATGCCGGCGATCATTGCCGCCGTGATGCTGTTGTTGATCTGGTTGCTGACGCGCAAAACCGCGCTGGGGCTGTTTATCGAGGCGGTGGGGATTAATCTGCGCTCGGCGCGCAATGCAGGAGTGAGTACGCGCTGGGTGATCATGGCAGTCTATGTGATCTGCGGGCTGTGCGCCGCCGTGGCCGGGATTATTGTGACTGCGGATATCCGTGGCGCGGATGCCAATAATGCCGGGCTGTGGCTGGAGCTGGATGCGATTTTAGCGGTGGTGATTGGCGGAGGCTCCTTGCTGGGCGGCCGTTTTAACCTTCTTTTGTCGGTCATTGGGGCATTAATAATCCAGGGTATGAATACCGGCATTCTGCTGTCCGGCTATCGGCCGGAGTTCAATCTGGTGCTGAAGGCGGTAGTGGTGCTGGCGGTGCTGATGATTCAATCGCCGAGCGTGTCGTTGCACCGGCTGTTAAGGAGACGGAAACCATGA
- the yjfF gene encoding galactofuranose ABC transporter, permease protein YjfF, with protein sequence MIKRNLSLLITLVVFLLGYGFCLTQFPSFASTRVWCDLLTDNAFLGIVAVGMTFVILSGGIDLSVGSVIAFTGVLLAKLIGVYGIAPGYAFVIALLMGASFGALMGWIIDALKLPAFIITLAGMFFVRGMSFILSEESIPIDHPLYATLANYAWKLPGGGRFTLLALVMLLVVAVGMVLAHRTRFGHNVYAIGGNRVSAALMGVPVQRTTVLIYMLSGTLAALSGIIFSLYTSAGYALAASGVELDAIAAVVIGGTLLTGGVGTVLGTLFGVLIQGLIQSYITFDGTLSSWWTKIVIGILLFCFIGLQKAMSAFWLNRRTKPRHPRLKPL encoded by the coding sequence ATGATCAAACGTAATCTGTCGCTGTTGATTACCCTCGTGGTCTTTCTTCTGGGCTACGGATTTTGTCTCACCCAGTTCCCCAGCTTTGCGTCAACGCGGGTATGGTGCGATTTACTGACAGACAACGCGTTTCTCGGCATTGTGGCGGTGGGGATGACGTTTGTGATCCTGTCCGGCGGTATCGATCTGTCGGTTGGCTCGGTGATCGCCTTCACCGGCGTATTGTTGGCCAAGCTGATTGGCGTTTACGGCATTGCACCGGGTTATGCGTTCGTGATTGCTCTGTTGATGGGAGCGTCTTTTGGCGCTCTGATGGGCTGGATCATTGATGCGCTCAAGCTACCGGCATTTATCATCACGCTGGCTGGGATGTTCTTCGTACGCGGCATGAGTTTTATCCTTTCGGAAGAATCAATACCCATTGATCATCCGCTGTATGCGACGCTGGCGAACTACGCCTGGAAACTGCCGGGTGGCGGCCGATTCACGCTGTTAGCGCTGGTGATGCTGTTGGTGGTGGCGGTCGGCATGGTGCTGGCACACCGCACGCGCTTCGGCCATAACGTCTATGCCATCGGCGGTAACCGGGTGTCTGCGGCATTAATGGGTGTACCGGTGCAGCGCACCACTGTGCTGATTTATATGCTTTCAGGTACGCTGGCGGCGCTGTCCGGAATTATTTTCTCGTTATATACCTCTGCGGGCTACGCGCTGGCGGCCAGCGGTGTCGAGCTGGATGCCATTGCCGCCGTGGTGATTGGTGGCACGCTGCTGACCGGCGGTGTCGGCACCGTGTTGGGCACGCTGTTTGGCGTGCTGATCCAGGGGCTGATTCAGAGCTATATCACCTTCGACGGTACGCTTAGCTCCTGGTGGACCAAAATCGTCATCGGTATCCTGCTGTTCTGCTTTATCGGCCTCCAGAAGGCGATGAGCGCGTTTTGGCTCAACAGACGAACCAAACCACGCCATCCCCGACTAAAGCCGTTATAG
- the hdfR gene encoding HTH-type transcriptional regulator HdfR, protein MDTELLKTFLEVSRTRHFGRAAESLYLTQSAVSFRIRQLENQLGANLFTRHRNNIRLTPAGERLLPYAESLMTTWQLAKKEVVRSLQHTELSIGATASLWEAYLTPWLQSLYQQRGALQLEARVALRHSLVKQLHERQLDLLITTEPPKMDELASQLLGNFSLRLFSSALRDQHAPMPYIKLEWGADFHQQESRMLEGDSLPVLTTTSAHLTRQLLETTGGCAFLPSQWEKDYPQLVATAEIPAIIRPLYAVWLQNSDQQPLIRQLLKIPLNTTA, encoded by the coding sequence GTGGATACCGAATTACTGAAAACCTTTTTGGAGGTCAGTAGAACGCGTCACTTTGGCCGAGCCGCAGAATCCTTGTACTTAACGCAGTCTGCGGTCAGTTTCCGCATCCGCCAGTTAGAAAACCAATTAGGCGCGAATTTATTCACCCGTCACCGTAACAATATTCGCCTGACGCCCGCCGGAGAGCGGCTCCTGCCCTATGCTGAAAGCCTGATGACGACCTGGCAGTTGGCAAAAAAAGAGGTGGTGCGTTCGCTGCAGCATACCGAGTTGTCCATCGGTGCCACCGCATCTTTATGGGAGGCCTACCTAACCCCGTGGCTGCAATCGCTCTATCAACAACGTGGGGCGCTACAACTGGAAGCCAGGGTTGCGCTACGGCATTCTTTGGTAAAACAGCTGCATGAGCGACAGCTCGATTTGCTCATCACTACCGAACCGCCAAAGATGGATGAGCTGGCCAGCCAGCTACTGGGGAATTTCTCGCTGCGGCTATTCTCTTCCGCTCTACGTGACCAGCATGCGCCGATGCCGTATATCAAGCTGGAATGGGGAGCGGACTTTCATCAGCAAGAAAGCCGCATGCTGGAGGGTGATAGTCTGCCGGTGCTCACCACCACCTCGGCGCACCTGACCCGCCAGTTACTGGAAACCACCGGCGGCTGCGCCTTCCTGCCCAGCCAGTGGGAGAAGGACTATCCGCAGTTGGTCGCCACCGCCGAGATCCCGGCGATTATCCGCCCGCTGTATGCCGTGTGGCTGCAAAATAGCGATCAGCAGCCACTCATCCGGCAATTGCTGAAAATACCTTTAAACACCACAGCCTAA
- a CDS encoding DUF413 domain-containing protein, with the protein MADSFTTTNRFFDNKHYPRGFSRHGDFTIKEAQLLERFGYAFNELDAGKRQPATEEEQLFVAVCHGEREPVTDQEKVWAKYLARTRRPKKFHTLSGGKPQADAVEDYTESDD; encoded by the coding sequence ATGGCGGATAGCTTCACCACGACCAATCGTTTTTTTGATAATAAACATTATCCTCGCGGGTTCTCCCGTCACGGCGATTTCACCATTAAAGAAGCGCAATTGCTAGAGCGCTTCGGGTATGCGTTCAACGAGCTGGACGCAGGCAAACGCCAGCCGGCCACTGAAGAAGAACAGCTGTTCGTCGCAGTGTGTCACGGTGAGCGTGAGCCGGTAACCGACCAGGAAAAAGTATGGGCTAAATATCTGGCGCGCACACGTCGCCCGAAAAAATTCCATACCCTGTCCGGTGGCAAGCCGCAGGCTGATGCGGTGGAAGACTACACCGAAAGCGACGATTGA
- a CDS encoding YifB family Mg chelatase-like AAA ATPase, translating into MSLAVIYTRATMGVQAPSVTVEVHISNGLPGLTMVGLPETTVKEARDRVRSALINNGFTFPARRITVNLAPADLPKEGGRYDLPIALAILAASEQLPADRLARYEFLGELALSGALRRVSGAIPAALAAMDAGRQLILATANGKEVGLIAQSETRVAEHLLEVCAFLLGKGVLPVASAPAAAENRQDPADLQDILGQEQAKRALEIAAAGGHNLLLVGPPGTGKTMLASRLNGLLPPLTDREALESVAVASLLHHPAETLPWRQRPFRAPHHSASMVALVGGGSLPRPGEISMAHNGVLFLDELPEFERRVLDALREPLESGEIVISRANAKVCFPARVQLIAAMNPSPTGHYQGMHNRASPQQVLRYLGRLSGPFLDRFDLSIEVPLLPPGVLSKKRAGGESSIQVRERVLQARERQLCRAGKINALLSNPEVERDCTLSAADADFLEATLNKLGLSVRAWQRILKVARTLADLAGDRDIDKRHLSEALGYRCMDRLLLQLHRSLE; encoded by the coding sequence ATGTCACTGGCGGTTATCTATACCCGGGCAACGATGGGCGTTCAGGCCCCTTCGGTGACGGTAGAAGTGCATATCAGCAACGGGTTGCCCGGCCTGACCATGGTCGGTCTGCCGGAAACTACGGTGAAAGAAGCCCGCGATCGGGTACGCAGCGCGTTGATCAACAACGGTTTCACCTTTCCCGCCCGACGCATCACCGTCAATTTGGCACCGGCCGATCTTCCCAAAGAGGGCGGCCGTTACGATCTGCCGATAGCCCTGGCGATCCTCGCCGCCTCCGAACAACTGCCGGCCGATCGGCTGGCGCGCTACGAATTCCTCGGGGAGCTGGCGCTCTCCGGCGCTCTGCGGCGAGTAAGCGGCGCGATACCCGCCGCGCTGGCGGCTATGGATGCCGGAAGACAGCTGATTCTCGCGACGGCCAATGGTAAGGAAGTCGGCCTGATTGCGCAGAGTGAAACTCGGGTGGCGGAACACCTGCTGGAAGTGTGCGCCTTTCTGTTGGGCAAAGGTGTTTTACCGGTGGCCAGCGCCCCAGCCGCCGCCGAAAACCGGCAGGACCCTGCCGATCTGCAGGATATTCTGGGCCAGGAGCAGGCCAAGCGCGCGTTGGAGATCGCTGCAGCAGGGGGGCATAACCTGTTGCTGGTCGGCCCTCCGGGTACCGGGAAAACCATGTTGGCCAGTCGCCTCAATGGCCTGCTGCCGCCGCTGACCGACCGGGAGGCACTGGAAAGCGTGGCCGTAGCCAGTCTGCTGCATCACCCTGCTGAAACGCTGCCATGGCGCCAGCGGCCATTTCGCGCGCCGCATCACAGCGCCTCAATGGTTGCGCTGGTCGGCGGTGGCTCGCTGCCGCGGCCAGGGGAAATCTCCATGGCGCACAACGGCGTACTGTTTCTGGACGAGCTGCCGGAATTCGAACGGCGCGTGCTGGATGCCCTGCGTGAACCGCTGGAGTCTGGCGAAATCGTCATTTCACGCGCCAACGCCAAGGTCTGCTTTCCGGCCAGGGTGCAGTTGATCGCAGCCATGAATCCCAGCCCGACAGGACACTATCAGGGCATGCACAACCGCGCGTCACCGCAGCAGGTCCTGCGTTATCTTGGGCGGCTTTCAGGGCCGTTTCTCGATCGTTTCGATTTATCGATTGAGGTGCCGTTGCTGCCGCCGGGCGTTCTCAGTAAAAAGCGCGCCGGCGGAGAAAGCAGCATTCAGGTACGGGAGCGGGTATTGCAGGCACGTGAGAGGCAGCTCTGTCGGGCAGGAAAAATCAACGCTCTGTTGAGTAATCCTGAAGTCGAGCGGGATTGTACGCTTAGCGCAGCGGACGCCGATTTTCTTGAGGCTACGTTAAACAAGTTGGGATTATCGGTTCGCGCCTGGCAACGAATTTTAAAAGTGGCACGTACGCTGGCGGATTTGGCGGGGGATCGGGATATTGATAAGCGCCACCTGAGCGAAGCGCTTGGCTACCGCTGTATGGACCGCTTGTTGCTGCAGTTGCACCGCAGCCTGGAATAA
- a CDS encoding MFS transporter, translating to MFGWTPQQRNAAIASFSSWTLDAFDFFVLVFLLSDIAQSFHVGMEEVTLAILLTLAVRPIGALMFGRAAEKYGRKPILMLNIVFFSVFELLSAAAPSLTVFLLLRVLYGVAMGGIWGVASSLAMETIPDRSRGLMSGIFQAGYPFGYLLAAVVYGLLFEAVGWRGMFVIGAAPILLLPFIYYCVQESPVWLAARERKESSALLPVLKSHWKLCGYLVLLMAAFNFFSHGTQDMYPVFLKVQHGFDAKTVSIIAISYNIASIIGGVFFGALSEKIGRRKAIIIAALLALPVIPLWAFSSGSLMLGIGAFLMQFMVQGAWGVVPTYLTELVPANTRAVLPGFVYQLGNLIASVNATLQATIAAHHGHNYGLAMAIIAGTVAIVIALLVFFGKDTRGKAISGEANPSSLHANV from the coding sequence ATGTTTGGTTGGACCCCGCAACAACGCAATGCGGCTATCGCCAGCTTTTCAAGCTGGACGCTCGATGCGTTCGATTTCTTCGTGCTGGTGTTTTTGCTCAGCGATATCGCGCAGTCTTTCCATGTCGGTATGGAGGAGGTGACGCTGGCGATCCTGTTGACGCTGGCAGTTCGCCCGATAGGTGCGCTGATGTTTGGCCGCGCGGCGGAAAAATACGGCCGCAAACCGATTTTGATGCTGAATATCGTCTTCTTTTCGGTGTTTGAGCTGCTGTCTGCTGCGGCGCCGTCGCTGACGGTATTCTTGCTGTTACGGGTATTGTACGGCGTGGCGATGGGCGGGATTTGGGGCGTGGCGTCATCGCTGGCGATGGAAACCATCCCGGACCGTTCACGCGGCCTGATGTCGGGGATCTTCCAGGCTGGCTATCCGTTTGGGTACCTGTTGGCGGCGGTGGTGTATGGCCTGCTCTTTGAGGCGGTGGGGTGGCGTGGCATGTTTGTGATCGGCGCGGCGCCGATTTTACTGCTGCCATTTATTTATTATTGCGTACAGGAATCGCCGGTGTGGCTGGCGGCGCGTGAACGCAAGGAAAGCAGCGCGTTGCTGCCGGTGCTGAAGAGCCACTGGAAACTGTGCGGCTATCTGGTGTTGCTGATGGCGGCATTCAATTTCTTCTCGCACGGGACCCAGGATATGTATCCGGTGTTCCTGAAAGTTCAGCACGGTTTCGATGCCAAAACCGTCAGTATCATCGCTATTAGCTACAATATCGCATCAATTATCGGCGGGGTTTTCTTCGGCGCGCTATCGGAAAAAATTGGCCGCAGGAAAGCGATTATCATCGCTGCGCTGCTGGCCTTGCCGGTGATCCCGCTGTGGGCGTTTTCCAGCGGTTCGCTGATGCTGGGGATTGGCGCGTTCTTGATGCAATTCATGGTGCAGGGCGCCTGGGGCGTGGTGCCGACTTATCTCACCGAACTGGTACCGGCGAACACCCGTGCGGTGCTGCCGGGATTCGTTTATCAGTTGGGTAATCTGATCGCATCGGTGAACGCAACGCTGCAAGCGACGATTGCCGCTCACCACGGCCATAACTACGGGTTGGCGATGGCGATCATTGCCGGGACGGTGGCGATAGTGATCGCACTGCTGGTGTTCTTCGGCAAGGATACGCGCGGCAAGGCAATCTCTGGCGAGGCGAACCCCTCAAGCCTGCACGCTAACGTTTGA
- the ilvL gene encoding ilv operon leader peptide: MKAFAQVISLVVISVVVIIIPPCGAALGRRKA, translated from the coding sequence ATGAAAGCCTTTGCCCAAGTGATTAGCCTAGTCGTGATTAGCGTGGTGGTGATTATTATCCCACCGTGCGGGGCTGCACTTGGACGAAGAAAGGCTTAG
- the ilvG gene encoding acetolactate synthase 2 catalytic subunit has product MNGAQWVVQALRAQGVDTVFGYPGGAIMPVYDALYDGGVEHLLCRHEQGAAMAAIGYARSTGKIGVCIATSGPGATNLITGLADALLDSVPVVAITGQVGSALIGTDAFQEIDVLGLSLACTKHSFLVESLDALPGIMAEAFAIAGSGRPGPVLIDIPKDIQLAQGDLHPHLMPVVEELNYPAAELAQAAELLAQAHKPMLYVGGGVGMAQAVPALREFIAVTRMPSVATLKGLGAPDAEHAYYLGMLGMHGTKAANLAVQECDLLIAVGARFDDRVTGKLNAFAPHAKVIHMDIDPAEMSKLRQAHVALQGDLKALLPALQQPLNISAWQRRVAELKETHTWRYDHPGQPIYAPLLLKQLSERKPANTVVTTDVGQHQMWTAQHMTFEHPENFITSSGLGTMGFGVPAAVGAQMARPQDTVICVSGDGSFMMNVQELGTIKRKQLPVKIVLLDNQRLGMVRQWQQLFFDGRYSETNLSDNPDFLMLANAFGIPGQRITRKDQVADALDALLNSEGPYLLHVSIDELENVWPLVPPGAGNETMLEKMS; this is encoded by the coding sequence ATGAATGGGGCTCAGTGGGTAGTACAGGCGTTGCGTGCGCAGGGAGTTGATACGGTATTCGGCTATCCGGGTGGCGCAATCATGCCGGTTTACGATGCATTGTATGACGGTGGGGTGGAACACCTGCTCTGCCGCCACGAGCAAGGCGCCGCGATGGCCGCTATCGGCTATGCCCGTTCAACCGGTAAAATCGGCGTTTGTATTGCTACCTCCGGCCCTGGCGCCACCAATCTGATCACCGGCCTGGCCGATGCGCTGCTGGACTCTGTGCCGGTCGTGGCTATCACCGGCCAAGTGGGTTCTGCGCTGATCGGCACCGATGCCTTTCAGGAGATCGATGTTCTCGGCCTGTCTCTGGCCTGCACCAAACACAGCTTCCTGGTGGAATCACTGGACGCGCTCCCGGGCATCATGGCGGAAGCTTTCGCCATCGCCGGCAGTGGTCGCCCAGGCCCGGTGCTGATCGATATCCCGAAAGACATCCAGCTGGCGCAGGGTGACCTGCATCCGCACCTGATGCCGGTAGTGGAAGAACTGAACTACCCGGCAGCGGAGCTGGCGCAAGCGGCCGAGTTGCTGGCGCAGGCGCACAAACCGATGCTGTACGTTGGCGGCGGGGTTGGCATGGCGCAGGCAGTGCCGGCGCTGCGCGAGTTCATCGCCGTGACCCGGATGCCAAGCGTCGCCACATTGAAAGGGCTGGGCGCGCCAGACGCGGAACACGCCTATTATCTCGGCATGCTGGGCATGCACGGCACCAAGGCCGCCAACCTGGCGGTGCAGGAGTGCGATTTGCTGATCGCCGTCGGCGCGCGTTTTGACGATCGCGTGACCGGCAAACTGAACGCTTTCGCACCGCACGCCAAGGTGATCCACATGGATATCGACCCGGCGGAGATGAGCAAGCTGCGTCAGGCGCACGTAGCATTGCAGGGCGATTTGAAAGCTTTGTTGCCGGCTCTGCAACAGCCGTTGAATATCAGCGCCTGGCAGCGGCGGGTCGCTGAACTGAAAGAAACCCATACCTGGCGTTACGATCACCCAGGTCAACCTATCTATGCGCCGCTGCTGTTGAAACAGTTGTCCGAGCGCAAACCGGCCAATACCGTGGTCACCACCGACGTGGGCCAGCACCAGATGTGGACCGCGCAGCACATGACCTTTGAACACCCGGAAAACTTCATCACGTCCAGCGGTCTGGGCACCATGGGATTCGGCGTGCCGGCTGCGGTGGGGGCCCAAATGGCGCGGCCGCAGGATACGGTGATCTGCGTATCGGGCGACGGTTCCTTCATGATGAACGTGCAGGAGCTGGGCACCATAAAACGAAAACAGCTGCCGGTGAAAATCGTTTTACTGGATAACCAGCGTTTAGGCATGGTTCGACAGTGGCAGCAGCTGTTTTTTGACGGTCGTTACAGCGAAACCAACCTGTCCGATAACCCCGATTTCCTGATGTTGGCCAATGCCTTCGGTATTCCCGGCCAGCGCATCACCCGTAAAGACCAGGTGGCAGACGCCCTCGACGCCTTACTCAACAGCGAAGGGCCTTACCTGCTGCATGTGTCCATTGATGAACTCGAAAACGTCTGGCCGCTGGTACCGCCGGGCGCCGGCAACGAAACCATGTTGGAGAAAATGTCATGA
- the ilvM gene encoding acetolactate synthase 2 small subunit — MMQHQLSIQARFRPEMLERVLRVVRHRGFQVCAMNMVSAVNADNINIELTVASQRPVDLLSSQLSKLMDVSCVEIQQPTSQQIRA, encoded by the coding sequence ATGATGCAGCATCAACTCTCGATCCAGGCCCGTTTCCGTCCTGAAATGTTAGAGCGCGTATTGCGCGTCGTGCGTCATCGCGGCTTTCAGGTTTGTGCTATGAATATGGTTTCAGCGGTGAATGCCGACAATATTAATATTGAATTGACCGTTGCCAGCCAGCGCCCGGTGGATCTACTGTCATCACAGTTAAGCAAACTGATGGACGTCTCCTGCGTTGAGATCCAGCAACCAACATCACAACAAATACGCGCCTGA